ATGGCACGAGAACGAAACCGAAGGATAAGCGATAAAAGATCTTCTTGAACGACTGGTCCCACTAAGAGTTTATCGTTCAATGAGTAACCACTCGAAGTCTTACAGGATGCATCGAACACGACACGCACCTTCGTGGTTGTGCTTGACTCTTTAACGACAGCGTGATGTGGGAGGTAGTAATGCTCTACCGAATCGTTTGCAGGACTGGTAAGCCGCTTCATATGCCCCAAATGCTCATAttctttcataaatttcacatactcttctttcattttagcATTGGTGTTCAACCGCCGTTCGATAGAACGCAGTCTGCGATCGGCTATTTCCTTCGACTCTCCTAAAACGATATTAGGGTTGGAGTTAAATGGCAAACTAACGACATACCTTCCACTTGAGTTGCGAACAGTTGTTGCTGCGAAATGCTTCTCGCAAGCATTCTCCTCAACCGATAGCACAGGATCCTCGGCTATGGTTTCACTCTCCCAGAACCGCTGCATGGTCTCCTCCAGTGGGGTGTCGTATGCAGATAGATGGCACAGCCGCGGACCGACTGACGAATGATGAGTGTTGCCGGTGACAACCCAACCAAAGTGGGTTTCGACCAGCCACGGTTTGCCTCTACCGATAGAGCACTTGCGACCGGTGTGGAGCTCCCAGAACGTATCGCCTCCGATGACGATGTCGATTTGCCCCGGACTGTTAAAGGTGCTGTCCGCCAATGCCACGTCCGGCATTTTCCATGAAGAGACGTCCGTTGGTGATGTAGGGATGTTTGCGGATGGCGTGTCCAGAACCAAGAAAGTCATCTCCGTTGCGAAGGGTTGTGTCTTGGACTGAACGGTAGCGACGATGGAACCCTTGATCTGCTGTACTGCATTGCCGATGCCCGATACAGCGACGTTGACCCTTTTGCGACTCGTCAGCAGTTTCCGTGCGAACTCCTCAGCGATGAAATTCGACATGGATCCCGAATCCAACAACGCCCTTGCTTCATGGGTGTTCCCGTAGTCATCCTTGATCTGGATGTTTGCCGTCGCCAGAAACACATTGTCTTCATTCGACTGAGCTGACAATGTTACCGTTGCGGGTGGAGCATAGGGTGGTGAATGATGTAGAAGTGTGTGATGACGCTCACGACACGTGCGACACGAATAATCCGACTTGCACGCTCTAACCTGATGATTGCTGCTCAAACAGTTCCAGCACAGCCGCTTCGATGCGACGACGTCCCGTCGCTGTTGGACCTCCTTGGCGATGAACACTGGACAGTTGCGCAGTGTGTGGTCTTCGGAACACTCCAATGGACACTTTGGCTGTTGGGTGTGCGCAGTCGATGCAGCAGGAGCCGAGCGAGATGTAGCTGCATTCGCGATGAATCTCCGTTGCCCTGGTTGACGAATGAGACCGGCCACCTTGATACCACTAGCTGCTTGATCCTTCACGAAGTTGTTGGTCGATTTCAAGATTTGGATACGATCTTGCACGAAGTCGATCACATCCTTATATTTGTCCGTCGTGAAGTGCACGGAATGTTTCTCCCAAGCCAACAATGTCTCTCGATCCAacttcatcagcagcatgtTTGAGAGGGGTGTGTCCCACGAGTCAACCGGTTCGTTCAGCTTTTTCAACCCGTTGACGAAGCGGGTGAATTCATCCACCAGGTGCGTGAGCTTGTCAACGCACACCAATTGCACTCCCGGAAGGTAGTGCAATTTGCGATAGTATTCGCGAATCAAAAGACGAGAATTGTCGTACCGTTTAAGAAGCGCCGCCCAGGTAACCGAATAGTTGTCCGCCGTTAAAGGTGTATGCTCGAAGGGTACCGCCGCGTCCCCCTTCAACGATGACAGTAAGTATTGTAGCTTCGCGATAGATGGAAGCTCGGCTGAAGCGTCGATCATTGCGATGAAGCGATCTCGgaaagaaagccattttgtgtGATCTCCGTCAAATGTTGGAAGTTCGATTTTGGGCAAACGTAAATTTGGCGCGTGGGGTCGACCGAATGCAAGCGTTGAGGAAGCCAAGCCCGTTGTATCGTTGAGCGAACCTTCTTCCTTTGGCTGTCTTTCCCGTAGAAATGATTCTAGCTTGCGACAGCGTTCTTCAATGTCGATCCGTTCCATTATGCTGGCTTCGACCGCTTCGTCTTTATCTTCAAGCTCTTCCAGTTTCGAAACTGCGGTGAAAAACTCTTCCTTATGTTTCGCCAGATCTTCTAACACCTCCGGAATCTGCTTGGCATCATCACTCGAATATTTCGCCTGGAACCGTTCCAGCGATTTTATGTTCTCCAGGGCGATCCTCTTTTTCAGTTGCActgctttaattttcttatccatTGCACAAAGAAAATACTGCGATATCACACGAAAATAACGAACAAAGCGATGGcgcgaaattcaaaatgatggcgTGTAACCGACCGTTGCCCTTGATGCGGGGCGATATGCGATGGCGGGAATTGTCACGGAATGACTTGCACACTTGACGACGAATACCGAATTCCACTCTTGATGCAGAATGAAACTTATTTCTTCTCCGTATATCacgatccggttcgaaggaccaaaaatgtgaaatatattcacgaaaaggggctggctgtgatatttggaggaaatttgaataggaaagtgtacacctttatcgctggtcggtttgcaactgtatattcgtttgtccctttttgtatataatatttcatgcagttcataattcgtgtagatcgagcagtttctaacgtcgagtagtttataacctaatcttagtttcctaacgctttgttttatgcaattcaaatttatgttcgaaaataattattctaattccaacaCATCTCGTGCGTAATGTCCACACATCGACGCAGGAAACTACGCGCCTCGTCTATGCGACCCAGGCGCAACAATTCGGCTCCCCGTTTGCGGGCATTGGCTCGGTTTTCGCGTCTCTTTGCTTCGGTCGCCGCTTTGGCCGGCAAATGTTGTCCATCGAATACGAGAATCGGTTTAATGTTGTACGATAGCAGCAGCTGGACATATTTCAGGCAATACAGAATGTGAATATCGGTGGGTTCACCGCGGGCTAACCGTTCCGCACAGGCAAACGCTCCACGGTGCAACCAGCAGTAGGTGTCTATTGCCACACATTTGCCTCGCAGGTCACGCAAATGGCACGCGCTGCTAGCCTTCTCCAGGAATGGTAGCAAGCCGGTAATACCCATCTCGCGACCGGAAACCGATCGTCTGCTCGTCCACTGGGTTGGAATAATTCGTAGTTAAGTTGTGGTCAAACACTTTCTCTTCATCACTTCAACACCAttgctttgtttatgtttctgtGCATCCGTTCCCGCCAAGGCACAGTGGTGAAGCGGTTTGGTCATTTTATGTGACAATTTTAAgcaatttgaaaaacaaatcgaagaTGGAACCCAGTCCAGAAATAAACTTCATGCCCGGGCTGCAAACTTGGAGTTCTGCAACTTTTTAATACGTAATCCAATACCGATTGAATATTCTAATGAAAGTAAAGTTAACTTTTATTCGTTCCATTGcagtaaattaaaaactttacaCAACTTTCACAGAGTAaagaactaaaaaaatatatgtatattttacGTTTTAAAGGTTAGCATGTGTtttagaaaatggaaaatcaagGATCCTCGCGATGCTCGATGATCTAGTGCGATCGTCCGACCAAACAATATTTCGTCCTTTCTGACGGACGCATTGGATAGATTTTTAATCCAGACATCCCACCGGAGACTGCCATTATTCTAATCGGTCCTACATTATCCGACCACACCGGGATTAAGAGGGATTGTCCATGTCTCAACGGCTTGTGTCCTTGGACATTATAATGGAAACTATTGACATCATACGACAAATCCATGTTAATTGCTCTAAAAATTAATATGTACTTTATTACGCGTTAATCTGAAAGTGTACCAATGTGCATCAAATCCGCTTCTTCCGTTAGGACATACACGCTGATACACGTTCCCGACAAAATAAAGGCCTACCGCACCAACACGTTGGTGTACGGTAAGTGAATTATTGCTTTCCGTTTACAAATTTTTGCTCAATTTATCCGCCAACTGGGCCAATTGGcgttggctttttttgctcttcttgcGTTTCCCACTCGCCGTGCGATTGCTGCCCACACGCTTCACCTCATTCCGGTGCCGCTCCTTCAAACTTTGACCCAGCACCAGACAATCGTCTTCCGTCGGTTCAATAATGTTTATCTTTGGCACATTGGCACGCATCTTTGACCAGTACCGATTCTGCTCCTCGTTCACCCGTTGCACCACATCCTCTTCCTCCTGATCGCTCGAATCGGATCGTAGCAATGGTGCCGGCTTTTTAGCCGGTTTCTCTTCCGCCACTTCATGAGGCACATTTGTTCTCAGCAGctgattgttttgcttcaagtCGGGACGATAATCTTTGCGATACTTTGCCGCTGGATCAAGCATCGccgtatcatcatcatcgttgctCTTCgtctgcttcttcttgttcttctttttcttatcctttttctttatcgtTATCGAGCTGTGATCCAGCTTGCGAATCTTCTCACTCAACAGATCTAGCTCATCATCCAGACAAAGAGCCTTTTTTGATTTACTTTTCGACTTTTTGGTCTTTCCCGCCACTACCTCCTCCACCGGCTCATTCTCTTCCAGACCGTCCTCTTCTGGCAGTTCGGCAAACATACCGGACAATCCGTTTGCCAGCTcttgatcgattttttgttgtgtctgctttttctttttatttttcgccacCACGTAATCGGCATGATGTATCATGTCCCTCACTTCCGTGTCCTCGTCCGCTTCCACCGGCCCGTGATGATCGATCCATCTTTGCTCGTTCCGTTTCTGTTTTTTGGACCTTTTGCGCCCATTTTTAGATAACTGTACCTGCCAGTCGTTTGATTTTATCACAGCTTCGAACGATTTGCTTTCCAACTGCTTCAAGAGcttattgttttgttcgtcGATGCGTGCCAGCTTGCCCGTTAAGCCTAGCCCGTGACGAGCACCTCTGTGTGATTGTaaacaaaaggaaattaaTGTTGTTCAGTTCGATCCAAAATTTCCCCAAAGTTACCAACTTACTTGTGAGCCGTTCGACCGCCACACGCTGCAAACAACTCCTCGTCCGTAAGAGTTTTCACCGGAGCGAATTCGATATCCTCCGTACGCACGTGATTCGGCACATCCTCTTCACGTCCCGTACTGCCCAACAATGTGGAAGCTTTGAGAAATACGCTGCCGTACTTTGATTTCTGCCCATCTTTCTGATTCCGGGTTTTCCGTAGCAGTTTGTTCATCGAGTAACTTTTGGTCGTTATTTCAACCGCGTTGGGATTCAGCTGCTGGAGGGTAACTTCCCCGCCCGTACCATTACCACCACCGGGCTTTACATCGATATTTGTGGCCGCTTCATTGTAAACACGCTCCCACCAATTGTTAGTTCCATCGTTTACTGCATGTGCTCCCATTCCGCTAGTATCGTGCTTACGGCTAGCTCTGATAGGCGCCGCAATACCATCCATGTTTTTGCCAAGTCCAAGCCCTGAAACGATGTCGTTGATTaacatgaaacataaaactgcCAACAATTACGTTACCTTCTTTCCAGCCATATTTCTGTAGAATATTCTTGGCAAAATCCATATTGCAACAAAGAAACACGTTGCTGCTTTGTTGTTTATATCTGTTTGTGTCAAGCAAATGACAGCAAACTATCCACAGTGCACTGCGAAAAAATACAACAGGCACAATCGGTCCAAAAATCAGGTGATATCATGTTGATACTTATTGATTTTGACAGAAATGGGAAAACATTTCATAAGGGGGCGTCCATAAATTATATAACGCTCGAATGGTCCCGAGGAAGTGATACCCTCTAGCGTTACTATTTGTTACACAAAGGAGAtaatggggaggggggggggtcttATTAACGTTCCCCCCTAATGAGAACTGATTATCCAGTAACTTGtaatcaataagtctagtaggcgaataaaaaaatcaagaagatGCAAACGGATACATACTCACACACTTTCGTTAAATagcgatttatttattagtaTCGAACCATAAGAACAATTGTAGATGTATTACAATTTGTCTATCAATACGCCTACCCATAGCAAAAGCCTAACTATATCGCTGTAAATGTTACCATTTGACCTACCGCACAAAATCAATGCTCAATCAAACACATTCGCTAATTCtaaatccatccatcccccATCGACAGTATTgtgttgtgtatgttttcCCATCATTTGTTCTTCCCTTGATAACTGAATAACTGATTGTATAatgtaaccaaaaaaaaaccccaaacctTACACAACGAATAATATCTTTACTAAACCAATCCAACAGGGCAAGGACTGCGATAACAGAtgagaaaatataaaatcagcaacaaaaaagagccGCACCATTATAAGATATTTTCCTAACTTTGgatttataaacaaaacaaaaacagcacaatATCATACACCTGTAGATTGGTATGTAGTCAGCACAATAATAGTAACACAATACATGAAATTGCACTTATTCTTCGGCGATcgtgtaattaaattaataaccgGCACTTAGCCTTGTGGGGTCAAATAAGAGAGACTGTAAAACTGTATTACTTTACTGCAAAGTTTCCACGACTAAACGAAACTTTGATCGTTTCCGTACATCTTTCATTAGGATGTAATGGAATGTTCCTTTCATCTGTTTTTCTAAACACGCTCTTATTCATACATACTTTACTGCTTTAATTTTGTTCTACATTCATCCATTTCAAGCGTGCTGCAAGTGATTGCGTGCCAGCAAATGGGAATTTAGTcttgcgaaaaacaaaacatcaaacggAGTATTGGGCTATACTGCTACGATGACTTACTTTCGGTATTTGCACTGGGTAATGGGACTTCTACTTTCTAAGCGAATAAAACCGCTGCAATGCGTGGCTGCTACTACCCAAACCGTTTTTACCACTATTCACAACTCCATGTTTGTTCTATTGTTCCAACAAAATACACGACAAGGGGCATCCTTATCATTCGTACGTTTTCAGGCATTCTTTCTCTGCGTCCAGCTGCCAGTTATTCGATTGATTACCAGCGGCCACAGTATGACGAATGCCAACAGTCCGGGTGATATATCCGCAAAAGGCCACCAAGCGGGTCGTGCAGACCGGACAGAGGAAGCGCGCATTTTGGcgacctgctgctgttgctgttctcGCAGCTCAACCATCGATTGTTCGATCACGCTAACACGATTGTTTACCTGCTGTACGCTGATGTTTAACCGTTCGATCGTTCGTGTAATCTGTGCGGCCACATCATTACGCAGAAATCCGGCACCTTCCGAGCCGTGTAGGAACGTCCCCGCACCGTTAACCATCGGCATACCGGCCACATTGGATACACCATTCTGATAGTAGTGAGCGTGATTGACGGCCTCGATTGGACGGAAAACGGTAGTGGTGTTGGTTTCGCTTTCAAAATCATCATCGTACGTATCGATGTACTCGTCGTCGCTTAGCTCCGAACTAGCGCCGTTGCTCATCGTCGACGAAACCATACCATTCGTTTGATGATGACCGGCTTGATGATAGCCGTTGTGAGTGTACCCGTTGATTGCCATCGGTTTATGCACGTGCCCATTTACCATCGGAGCGGCCTGCGTGGGCATCAACGGTGGTGGCGATGGTGTGACCGGTGATAGTCGATTCGGACTCGCTTCTCGCGATGCAAACGGTGAGTTTGGACGGGAGCGaacttttttaattgcttccgGCGCAACCATTTCCAAATCCTGGATGCTCACATTATCTAGATCGCTCATGTTGTACTCCATAAAGTTGGCCACATTGTCGGTGTAGGACATCGTTTCAACAATCTGAAAATGGATCACATTGGTGaataatgtaattaaaaaaaaaacaaacgtttttttttttgtttcttcacatCCACAGTTTTTACTAGGCATACCTTTTTCAATTCGTCTACATATTTCTGCATAGCCACTTCCTTCTCCATGTCACCTAACCGATTCCAAGCGTCCCATTTGGCACTGTTGATGGATCAATAAGGATGTAACCAATGAAGACAAGGGAACGCACGCTACTCGTCTAGAGCACATTTACTCACCGATTAATAACATCCCAGAAGGCCGGTTTACGTTCATCACACTTGCCTTTCGTGGCCTGCTTGTAGTACGAATAAAACCGTAGCAGCATATCGTTGCTTGGTTGATACGGTCCtgatgaagaaacaaaaaacgatgtatatatatatatatatatatatatatatatatatatatatatatatatatatatatatatatatatatatatatatatatatatatatatatatatatatatatatatatatatataaaatgATGCTGTCATAGACTCAAAAGAGGTATGCGTCTTTCCAAAATTCAGCTTTAGTTAATCTTAACAAATACACTGTATCAATCAccactgttttgttgttgtatcaatATATAAACGATATTATGGGACCGCTTTGGGAAACTCTTCGCTTTTACTACTACGCGATGTTTGCTGAAAGGTAGACGCTTTTCTTAAATCTTCATGTCTGTCTCCTAAAAACGATCGTCTGAACTTGTCCCAAACATTTCATGCAGAACATCATTGCGATTTATTTCACAGAAAACGCGTGATCAACTAATTATCACGAAATGGTATCCAATCGCTGATCATCGCTACAATGGTAATTAATAATGCAGACACTATTATTATAGACTTTTACATATACtacttctttaaaaaaaaaaatgattgtaAGACAAAAGTATGGAAGAAATAGgtcaaaaatttataaataatttgcacacaaaaccacTGAACTAAGATCATGCAGTCAGTTAGTTAGcgacaatttttatttaaaaaaacgataacATTTAGTTATTgctatttttgaataatttttaaaactgcCGGCTTAAGTTCTGAAGAACATTAAAttcatgaagaaaaaaatgagaaagtCCCCCTTGTgattactttttcttttccttggcttaacgaccttctaggtcacgccgtcCATCGAATCGCTAACTGGGcatgccgataccacgttgcTGGATAGTCAaccctcactacgaggggacggtccggatgggatttgaaccccggtcctgccatttgaaaaccggcgccgctgttgccCCTTTACTACACAATTGATAATTAAGTACAAAACGCGCTTTCAATTACAAATACATAAATTTGGGCTCCTGGCCGTTGTGCAGAACGTTCCATTACCTAATATTTATGTCAGTTTGTTACAGTACATATTCTATATTGGCTTAATAAACGATATTATCTATAGTTTAGTGCACTTCGACCGTTACGCAAGCGAagattctaagattcttttttttgcaaaaaaatatacCAAGAAGTTATgaaaagtagtaaaaaaacGGTAATTTTTTAATCAACCAATTAAATACCGACTGGCAACTATGATTATACTGAGCAAAAGTTGTAAGGAAAAGTTGGGAGGCCCATGCTTTACATCAATACAACACAAATAccatttttcaaaactataCACACCGGCCACCTGGATTTCATGATAAATTCGCGTTGAATTTTTCTAATCAAAGCCACTCTTCCCTAGCTCGCTATGATCCTCTCTTTTCTGCATCTTCTAGTCTTAACGACCTCCGAGGATATGCCGGCCATCTACATGCTTACATGCCTACTAGACGACTTATTGATattgtagttggatagtcaatcctcaactACCGGGGAACgattgggatttgaacaccggtcctaccgtgtgaatATCGAATACAAATGATCCCTTTATTTGTAAtactaaataataattaagaTAGATGGCCAGGGGCCTATTGTAGCTTTAAGGGAACCCGATTATTAGTCTGATGTGATTCTAGACCTCTTTGTAGTTCCCCTCTCGAGTTTGCGTACACCGCGAAGCTGTAGCCCTAATCGTGCCATAATTAGCTAGTGTAAATCAAAGTTCTCCTTTACACgtaatgcaaaaaaaggcaaatcaTAAAAGACCATGGCAACCAAAATTCATTTATTGCACACATTTATAGTGCGGTTTctcaaacaccaaaaaaaaaaatcaaattgtttGGCCTTGCCTCTCTGTACGGGCACACGTTTggtgcaagcaaacaaaccaagaCATTCGGTTACATTTTGTTACCCTACCACACCTGcgacggatggatggatctCTCGCCTTGCTACGGACCAGCCATGGGTCTCTCGAAAACCGTTTTATATACCGCTGAATAGGACGTTTGTTACAACCTGCAAGTCATTTATTTTGCGCCACTTAATTCCTCGTGCCACCCATGAAGGTTAACCCAGTGGAGCTATGCGTCGGccttttgtgtttctttttgcttcagtATTTGTATAGCTACGTAAAGAGTAAGTAAGTACGTGCGGACACTCGGAAGAAAGTCCAACTTCAACACGACTTTGCGATGCATTTGCAAATTTACACGCTAATTTATGGATTCAAACAGTATTACGATCGATGGCTTTCTTTTTGGTCTTCGAATTAAAGCAAGTGGCGTCTTGCTGCCCAAATACTCATTATTGTTTAACATTATTCAAtacaataaacatattttcgatttagatttcataaaatttgccCCTTATCTTATCAATGTGTTCCTTAgtacaagaaaacaaacaatgggTGCGATAAGATACGATGCATTTGTCCGATTCATCGTTCGGGATGTTTAGTATACTTACCATTCTTTGGCAGACCCCTGATCACATTTACTGCCGCATTAAATCGTTGCTCAATCGACATTTTGCGATCGACTATGAGTGCACTACAACTGCATCTGCAAATCCTCCCTCAAAAATAACAGCACAGTCGTTGTCGTTGGACGCGAAGCTTACAGGGCGATACTTCAAGGTATCGTAGCGGTTCCGTATAAGCCACTACTTATTATCGCCGTCGTTACGCAATCCGGGTCAAATTAATAGCTCCGAACGCGTTTGGATTTACGTGATTCCGTGTGGAAGTCCGATGCGATCACTTTCCTTCGTTACGCAGTCATCCAGAGACTATGAAGACGTCGATTTCACTAGTTGCCGTCGTAACATCGCTGCACTAGTTGGCGTTGCTATGCATGCTGCTGATGGGCATATTTTACGCCGACtctcttgttttctttaagaTATTCGTTTTATGCCATCGACCACGAGTTTCGCAATTTGTTGAAGAGGAAATTTCTGTACAACCAAACCACAATCCGTCCACTATGTGTGCTCTAATCAATTACACACAAGATTCAATATATTTGTTTGTCA
This genomic window from Anopheles maculipalpis chromosome 2RL, idAnoMacuDA_375_x, whole genome shotgun sequence contains:
- the LOC126567261 gene encoding uncharacterized protein LOC126567261; translation: MDKKIKAVQLKKRIALENIKSLERFQAKYSSDDAKQIPEVLEDLAKHKEEFFTAVSKLEELEDKDEAVEASIMERIDIEERCRKLESFLRERQPKEEGSLNDTTGLASSTLAFGRPHAPNLRLPKIELPTFDGDHTKWLSFRDRFIAMIDASAELPSIAKLQYLLSSLKGDAAVPFEHTPLTADNYSVTWAALLKRYDNSRLLIREYYRKLHYLPGVQLVCVDKLTHLVDEFTRFVNGLKKLNEPVDSWDTPLSNMLLMKLDRETLLAWEKHSVHFTTDKYKDVIDFVQDRIQILKSTNNFVKDQAASGIKVAGLIRQPGQRRFIANAATSRSAPAASTAHTQQPKCPLECSEDHTLRNCPVFIAKEVQQRRDVVASKRLCWNCLSSNHQVRACKSDYSCRTCRERHHTLLHHSPPYAPPATVTLSAQSNEDNVFLATANIQIKDDYGNTHEARALLDSGSMSNFIAEEFARKLLTSRKRVNVAVSGIGNAVQQIKGSIVATVQSKTQPFATEMTFLVLDTPSANIPTSPTDVSSWKMPDVALADSTFNSPGQIDIVIGGDTFWELHTGRKCSIGRGKPWLVETHFGWVVTGNTHHSSVGPRLCHLSAYDTPLEETMQRFWESETIAEDPVLSVEENACEKHFAATTVRNSSGRYVVSLPFNSNPNIVLGESKEIADRRLRSIERRLNTNAKMKEEYVKFMKEYEHLGHMKRLTSPANDSVEHYYLPHHAVVKESSTTTKVRVVFDASCKTSSGYSLNDKLLVGPVVQEDLLSLILRFRSRAIALTADVEKMYRQILHSPHDRNYLRIRYREHHADPISTFELQTVTYGTASAPFLATRTLKQIALDHKEEYPLAMNAVMNDFYVDDLLTGTDDLSEAIVIQRQISDMLNSAGFTLKKWASNRSEALKNVPSEDVAVQLSHEWKSSKQVSTLGIVWEPATDTLRFRIEIPPTTPSMTKRLILSYIAKIFDPLGLLGPTIIIAKMFMQQLWALKIHGKSHGTYRNARQQVCKFISLLTHHN
- the LOC126557828 gene encoding G patch domain-containing protein 4, producing MDFAKNILQKYGWKEGLGLGKNMDGIAAPIRASRKHDTSGMGAHAVNDGTNNWWERVYNEAATNIDVKPGGGNGTGGEVTLQQLNPNAVEITTKSYSMNKLLRKTRNQKDGQKSKYGSVFLKASTLLGSTGREEDVPNHVRTEDIEFAPVKTLTDEELFAACGGRTAHKGARHGLGLTGKLARIDEQNNKLLKQLESKSFEAVIKSNDWQVQLSKNGRKRSKKQKRNEQRWIDHHGPVEADEDTEVRDMIHHADYVVAKNKKKKQTQQKIDQELANGLSGMFAELPEEDGLEENEPVEEVVAGKTKKSKSKSKKALCLDDELDLLSEKIRKLDHSSITIKKKDKKKKNKKKQTKSNDDDDTAMLDPAAKYRKDYRPDLKQNNQLLRTNVPHEVAEEKPAKKPAPLLRSDSSDQEEEDVVQRVNEEQNRYWSKMRANVPKINIIEPTEDDCLVLGQSLKERHRNEVKRVGSNRTASGKRKKSKKSQRQLAQLADKLSKNL
- the LOC126558390 gene encoding acyl-CoA-binding domain-containing protein 5 codes for the protein MSIEQRFNAAVNVIRGLPKNGPYQPSNDMLLRFYSYYKQATKGKCDERKPAFWDVINRAKWDAWNRLGDMEKEVAMQKYVDELKKIVETMSYTDNVANFMEYNMSDLDNVSIQDLEMVAPEAIKKVRSRPNSPFASREASPNRLSPVTPSPPPLMPTQAAPMVNGHVHKPMAINGYTHNGYHQAGHHQTNGMVSSTMSNGASSELSDDEYIDTYDDDFESETNTTTVFRPIEAVNHAHYYQNGVSNVAGMPMVNGAGTFLHGSEGAGFLRNDVAAQITRTIERLNISVQQVNNRVSVIEQSMVELREQQQQQVAKMRASSVRSARPAWWPFADISPGLLAFVILWPLVINRITGSWTQRKNA